The window AGGGTATGCTTCTCCTTATATGGTAACTGATCGTGATCGCATGGAAGCTGTCCTTGAAGATTGCTTAATATTAATTACCGATAAGAAGATTTCTGCGGTAAAAGATCTTTTGCCTTCTCTTGAAAAATCTGTTCAAATGAGCAAACCGTTGCTTATTATTGCAGATGATATAGAAGGAGAAGCCCTTGCTACTATAGTTGTAAACAAACTTCGTGGAACACTTAATTGTGTTGCCGTAAAAGCTCCGGGATTTGGCGATAGAAGGAAAGCCATGCTTGAAGATATTGCTATTTTAACCGGCGGTGAAGTTGTGACTGAAGACAAGGGATTGTCTTTGGAAAATGTTGATGATAAATGGTTTGGAAAGGCAAAGAAAATTGTTATTGCAAAAGAGGCTACTACAATTATTGAAGGAGCTGGAACCCAAAAAGATGTTAAGGATAGAGTTTCTCAAATTAAAAAAGAGATAGACCTGTCTGATTCATCTTATGATAAGGAAAAGCTTCAAGAGAGATTGGCTAAGCTTTCAGGCGGTGTTGCTGTAATTAAAGCCGGGGCTGCCACTGAGACAGAACTCAAGGAGAAAAAACATCGTATAGAAGATGCCCTTTCTGCCACAAGAGCTGCTGTTGAAGAAGGTATTATTGCCGGCGGCGGATCAAGTTTGATCGGTATAATTCCGGCAATAGAAAAGCTTGAAAAGGAGACTTCAGGAGACGAAAAAGCTGGTGTCTCTATTGTAAAGCGTTCACTTAGTGAGCCTTTAAAACAAATAGCTACCAATGCTGGAGTTGAAGGATCCGTTGTTGTTGAACAGATAAAAAAGGAGAAGGCGGGTATCGGCTTTAACGCTCAGACTTTTGAATATGTTGATATGTTTAAAGCAGGTATCGTTGATCCTTTGAAAGTTACACGTTCAGCGCTTCAAAACGCAGCATCAATTGCGTCACTTCTTCTTACAACTGAAGTGTTAATTGCAGATAAGCCGGAAGAGGACAAGGCTCCTGCAATGCCAGGTGGTGGAATGGGTGGTATGGGCGGCATGGGAGGAATGATGTAGAACTATCTGCATCATCTAGTTTTAGTTTTGATAGAAGGGCCGGTTATTAAATCGGCCCTTTTTTTTGTTGCTTTCTGCTTACAAGCCTCAAAGCTTATGATGAAATAAGAGTTTTTGTTGTCATCCGAAAAATTCTTCTGTACGTGGATGATTATTGATAAATTTTTAATCGGATGATATTATAACACCAGGTTTCAAGAGATCAAGGTGTCGAGGTTTCAAGAGAGCAAAAGGAGCGCTTGAAATGAAGAAAATTCTAGTCATCCATGGGCCGAATTTAGATCTTTTAGGACAGAGGGAAATCGATGTTTATGGCAAATTTACCCTTGAAGAGATAAATTCCGAACTTAATAAATCGGCAAAAGAGCTTGGGGTGGAACTTGAAATAATTCAACTTGCAGGTGAAGGGGAAATTGTTAAAAAAGTAGGGTCAGCCAAAAAAGAGGGCTTTTCAGCAATAATTATAAACCCCGGAGGATATACTCATTACAGTATTGCGATCCGTGACGCAGTTGCCGCAGTTGATATTCCTACAATAGAGGTGCATCTTTCAAATATTTACGCACGCGAGGAGTTTCGCCACACATCTGTTATTGCCGCTGTAGCCCGCGGCCAAGTTTCAGGATTTGGAAAGGAAAGCTACTTATTGGGGCTTAGAGCCGCTGTTGCTTCTATGAGATGATTAGCGACTACGGGTTACCTACTGCAGACTCCTGTCTGCCGGCTGATTTTAAAAAAGCGATAGAGATTGCTGAAAAAGTTTTTAAAGAACTTCCGACATTTGTAAAAATAGGCCTTTCTGAAAAAGAAGTTGCCCAAAAAATTAGGTCTGCATTAAAAAAGCATGGAGCTAAAAAAGAGGCTTTCCGCATAATTGTAGCATCAGGTAAAAATTCCACTAAAATACATGGCTTTGCGGGTAGAAGAAAAATCAAACAAGGTGACATTGTCATGTTTGATTTTGGAGCTTTGTATAATACTTTTAGATCAGATATTACAAGAACCTATATTATAGGAAAACCGACAAAGAAACACAAAAAGATATGGGCACTTCTTTTAAAGGCTCAAAAAGGAGCAATTGAAAAGATTAAAGCGGGAACCTCCTGCAAAGTAGTTGATCTTACCGCAAGAGCTATAATACAAAGAGCAGGCCACGGTGAAAATTTTATCCATTCGACAGGACACGCCGTACGACACAAAATCCACGAATATCCGAGGATTCGTTCAAAAAGCAGAGGAGTTTTGAAAGAGGGCGATGTTATTACAATTGAGCCGGGGATTTATATAAAAGGATGGGGTGGGATGCGGGTTGAGGACATGGTTTTGGTGACAAAAAGGGGGTATAGGGTTTTGACGAGGTTGCCGCAAACCCTCACCCTAAATCCCTCTCCCAGAGGGCGAGGGACTTAATTTCATGAAAACAACAGCCATCATAACAGCCGGCGGATCGGGACAGCGAATGGGTGAGCCCAAGCAGTTTCTTTTCTTGCTTGGACGACCTATGCTTGAATGGACAATTGACGCATTTAAAAAGTGTGATGCTATAAACGAGATAATTCTTGTTGTCGCAAAAGATAATATTGCAAAGGCAAAGGTTTATGGATTTAAAGTTGCAGAAGGGGGAGAGGAGCGGACCGATTCTGTTAGAAATGGATTGGCACTAGTTTCTCCTGATACCGATATTGTCCTAATACATGATGGAGCCAGACCCCTTGTTACGGAGAAGATTATAAAAAGAGCGGTTGATGGGTTAAAGGAGACGGGAGCTGCAATTGTTGGTGTGCCGGTGAAGGATACTGTAAAACAAGTGAACAGTGAACAGTGTACAGTGTACAGAACGCTTGAGAGAAGTTCTTTATGGCAAGCGCAGACACCCCAGGCGTTTCGATATGACATTATCAAAAAGGCATATGAAAATGCGAAATCAAATGCGACTGATGATTCAAAGCTGGTTGAGGATTTAGGGATTAAAGTTAAAATGGTTATGGGGAGTTATGAGAATATAAAAGTTACGACACCGGAAGATCTGATAATCGCAGAAGCTTTTTTGAAAAACAGATTATGAACTCCGATTGGGTCTGTTTGCATAATGGTCATTTCCGTGCCGTATCTGCCTCCTGCGTGATAAAATTTGCCGCTCTTACAATATTTATCTAAAATTTCTATGTTTTTTTGTCGATATATATATATGATAACCTATTCAGCAGGAGTAGTTTCTACTCCTGCAGCAAGAACAACCCTTGCAACTACAGCGCTTACTTTCGCAAAAGGCTATTTTGACAGGCACGAATATCGAAGCGCTTTAAGTTTTTTATTGTCTGTGGATGTAGGGCAATGGGATTATCCTAATTTTAGAACTGTTATAAAATGTTACTATCTCCTTGAAGAATATGAGAATGCCTTGCGTTATTCGGAAATTTCTTTAAAAAGATTTCCTGATATGGCTATTCATTCTGATACTTCTGATATTTTAAGACATTTAGGCAGACATAGCGAGGCAGATAATTTCGAGCAAAGACAGTTAAAACTTCTTTATGAATCTCCCGACCAAAAGTCAAGAGAAGTTGTAAGCGCTAAAGTAAAATCTTGTCTACGTTTTGGTTTTATATTAAAGGATAAAAGGAGTGGGAATCCGACCGGAGATAAGTGTGAAGCAATGAGATATTTTATAGAAGCATATGATATCCAGAGGCATATATACAGGCATGAAAAAGTTATAAGAATCTTTAATGGGCTTGTTTTTGCGATGCAGGAACTGTCTACACTGAGATTTTTTGATGATTTTATATCACGGCAATCAAAAAATAGGGAGACATTTTTGACGGCTTTCAAGTTGGCTGAGAGCATAATGACTGAAGCGTTAAAAGATTTCAATATGAAAAAAAGAGGAATACCGCAAGAATCCCAGAATGAATTTCTCAGAGCGCTTCACGCCTTCAAATTAATTCAGGAGAGAATAAAACAAATAGAAACAATTCCCTCAATAGCAGCATAAAGCCCAAATAGGCTTGACACAAAAGAGTAGACAATATAATATAAAAGCAGGTGTTTTACATATGGATAATTTGAATCCTTCGACTATTGCGCAGAAAGGTGAAAAAATTTATCAGGAAAAATATAAGCAACTTCTTGAAAAAAGTGATTTTGGACAATATGTTGCCATTGATATTGAAACAGAAACTTATTATTTAGGAAAAACTGCCGAGGAAGCTTTGGAAAAAGCAAAAGAAAGCAATCCGCAAAAAATCTTTCATCTTATAAAAATCGGTTCAGAGGGGATATTTAAAGTTGCATGGACTTTAGATAATAAATTGGAAGATGCCTGGCATTTTTGATCAACGAAATCATCCTGGAATCTGCGCTTGTTTTGGCAAGTACTGCAACTTATACTTTAGCAGATGGCAGACCGTCTACTACTTTATTATGCAGGGGGACTGTAGAGATAGAAAATATCAAATTATTTGGCTTGATCTCAATTTTTCCTGGGGATGATCTTTTAATAGGGGTTGAACTTTTAAAAAGATTGAACAAAAAATTTATTTTAGATTTTCCCAATAATAAAATTGAGTTCATCTAAATAAAAAACTCCAAAAGAGCCCAAACAACGGCTTGGGCTCTTTTAAGGTGTTAAAAAATACAATCTAATTCGGTCCGTCATCAAAAAGGAGTTCGTGTTCTATATGTGGATTACATTTTGATTTTGCATTAGAATATGCGATGTATGCGATGTCAATTGCAGTTGCTGCTTTTTCTACTAATGCTGATGTGCCACCGGTAGCCTTAATTACCTTGGCTTTTCCTATAACAATATTCACAAGCGCGCTATTCTTAGGATCATCTAATGCCTTTTTACTTAATGTCCATCCTTTAGGGGTTTTAATAAATAGTTTTTTTGCATCTTTTGGTAAACCATTTTGACTTAAAAAAGCATTAATCTCTGAAGATGTCATATAACCAGAAGGCGGAATTGTATTAAATATTGTTTTCACTATTATTTCGTTAATCTTTTTTTGATCAGAATTATTCAAGATTAAGTTTGTGTTGTTGTTAATACCCTCCATCGTTCCATATCACCTCCTGAAACTCTTCAATTTCTATATTATTATAGTTTTTTTTTTTTTGAAATTTCATCTTATTTTTGATTTGCGGCTGTGGTAGAATAAAAGAGACTATGAAAAAAAAGCTTAATAAAAAAGATATATTTAAATTAATAAGAACAATAGTAGATAAATCTATCAATAGAGTTAAACCTCAAAAAGTTATTTTGTTTGGTTCTTACGCTTACGGGAATCCTAATAATGATAGTGATGTTGATTTGTTATTTATAAAAAACACAAAACAATCTAATTTAGAAAAACATCGTTTTGTAAGCAGTAGAATTGACCATGTTTTGCCCCTTGATATTTTAGTAAAGACTGATTTTGAAGTAGATAAAAGGCTTAAAATGGGAGACCCTTTTTATAAAGAGATAATTAAAAAAGGCAGAGTATTATATGAATCTACCTAATAAACAGCTTATTAATGAATGGCTAGAAAAGGCTTCCGGAGATTATGAAGTTGCAGTAGGTCTTTATAAAAGCAAAAGAAAGAAAAAAATATACTATATTATTGCTTTTCACTGCCAACAGGCTATAGAGAAATATTTAAAAGCCTTACTCATTTGCTTTGGGATCAATTTCCCAAAAACACATGATCTTCTCAATTTGCTTGATTTTGTAATAAAAAAAGATCAATTTCTTAAAGCCATAGAGCAACAATTATTGATTTTAAACCCTTTTGCGGTAGGATTCAGGTATCCCGGAGAAGATATAGATAAAGAAGAATTAAAAGAAGCTATCAAAGCTTTGAAGATATTAAAACCAATTTTATTGAAAAGGATAAAGGAATTTTTATAGATGTTCTATCCATCAAAAGAACAATTCATAGAATTATCAAAACAGGGTAATTTAATCCCCGTCTGCAAAGAACTTGTTGCAGATATGGAAACCCCTGTTTCCGCATTTAAAAAAATTACAGCATCTGCAAAAGGTGATGATTACTCTTTTCTGCTCGAATCGGTCGAAGGGGGAGAAAATGTCGCAAGGTATTCATTCCTTGGAACTACTCCTCAAAAAATCTTCTCATTTGATGGCAAAAAAGACCCATTCTCCGAACTTGAAAAAATCATCACCCGGTACAAACCTGTAGTTGTTCCCAATATGCCCCGTTTCCACGGTGGTTTGGTTGGCTATATAAGCTACGATGCTGTCCGATTTGTAGAAAATATCCCCGCTAAAAATAAAGACGACCTAAAACTTCCTATCGCGCAATTTATGTTGACAGATACTATCTTGGCTTTTGACCATGTAAAGCACAAAATCCTTATAATATCTAATGCTTTTGTCGAAAATAATCCTGAAAAAGCATACCGGGACGCGTGCGAAAAAATATCGGCACTTGAAAAGAAATTAAAGAAAAGTTTAAAAGGTGATGATTTTGAAATCCCATCAATGCCAAAGAAAGAACTGAAAATCAGATCAAATTTTACACAAAAAGAGTATGAATCGGTCGTCGAAAAAGCAAAAGAGTATATCAGGTCGGGAGATATTATCCAGGTGGTTCCTTCGCAGAGGTTTGAAACAAAATTTGACGGTGATCCTTTTAATGTTTACAGGATTTTGCGGACAATAAATCCGTCACCATACATGTATTACCTCAAATTTAAAGACTTGAAAATAGTTGGCGCGTCTCCCGAAGTGATGGTGCGATTTGAAAACGGCAAGGCAACTTTAAGGCCAATCGCCGGAACTCGCCCTCGAGGCAAAACAGAGAAAGAAGATAAATCATTTGAAAAAGAACTTTTAGCGTCTGAAAAAGAGCGAGCCGAACATGTTATGCTTGTTGATCTTGCAAGAAATGACCTAGGTAGAGTTTGTAAAGCAAATACGATAAAAATAGATGAGATTATGTCTGTCGAGAGATACTCCCATGTTATGCATATTGTAAGTAATGTAACAGGAGCGCTTTCCGATGACAAAAACGCATTTGACCTTATCCGTGCATCTTTTCCTGCGGGAACAGTTTCAGGCGCTCCAAAAGTCCGTGCAATGGAGATAATCGATGAGCTTGAAAATATAAAACGGGGACCTTACGCTGGCGCAATTGGCTACTTTTCATTCTCCGGCGAGATGGATACATGTATAACTATAAGAACATTGATTTTGAAAAATAAAAAGGCTTACATACAAGCAGGGGCGGGAATTGTTTCCGATTCTGTGCCAAGCGAAGAGTATCAAGAGACCTGCAACAAAGCCTCGGCAATGCTTCGTGCTGTAGAGCTTTGCGGGTAAGGCCTTATGATTAACCTCCGCATGCTCAAGCTTTCCGACAAGACCATATGGATTTGTATGTCTTTTCTAATAGCTGTCGGATTTCTTGCCATCTTTTCTGTAACGTACAAGACAGCCCTTAACGAAAATCATAGCGCTCTTTTTTATCTTTCAAAACAGTTCGGTTCTTTTATTGTTGGTCTTATTGGTATGGCTTTTTTTGCCTATCTGGATTATAACCACTTAAAAAAGATCGCGATTCCGTTATATATTGGAATGCTGGCTCTCCTTGTCTTTGTTCTTTTTCAGGGGACATCCGCTTATGGCGCGCAAAGATGGATTAATCTTGGGATTTTGTCTTTTCAGCCGTCAGAAATAACCAAGCTTGTTGTGATTATTGTTCTTGCAACTTATTTTACAAAAAGACAAGGCAAGTCCAATCCTTTGCTGACTTTATTTATAATGGGGCTCCCGTTCCTTTTAATATTTAAGCAGCCTGATTTAGGCACAGCATTGGTTGTTGCCGCAATCAGTTTTGGAATGCTCATATGGGACAAATCATCGCCGATTATCCTTGCAATGATTGTAACCCCATTTTTGTCACTTATGTGTCGGCCAAATATATTATTATGGTGTTTTTATATATTTATGGTTTGGTTCTTCTTGTATTTTAGTCGAGTTAAATTGTGGGATATGTTAATTATCCTCGGTTTAAATATTGGGGTGGGGGTTGCTTTCCCAATTATATGGGGATTGTTAAAAGAATATCAAAGAATGAGAATTATAGCCTTTTTAAATCCCGGAATTGATCCTTATGGTATGGGTTATCATACAATGCAAAGTGTCATAGCTGTCGGCTCGGGTGGATTTCTTGGAAAAGGTTTTCTTCAAGGGACTCAAACTCAGCTTCATTTTATTCCTGAACAGCATTCAGATTTTATATATTCCGCAATAACGGAAGAATTTGGTTTTGTAGGAGCTATGATGGTACTATTTGTTTTATTTGTTTTAATAAGAAAAGCTTTTATTATCGCAGGTGAGGCAAGGGATTATTTGGGGGGGATACTTGTTTGCGGGGCGGCTATGATGATCTTTTTTCACGTTTTTATTTCAATTGGCATGGTTTTAGGGATAATGCCGGTTGTTGGAATCCCACTTCCATTTGTAAGTTTTGGAGGGACGGCGCTTATTGTGAACATGATACTTGTGGGGATTATCCAGAGCGTTGCAATGAGGCGAAGGGATCTTATTTTTTAAACGTTGTCAAAAAATTAGTCGGGTACGATTTGGCTTAAAAGCTCTCTTGCTTTTTTATTTTCCGGATCAATTGCAATAACTTTATTTAAATCAGTTATAACTTCAGGCAGATAGGAATTATCCATTTCTCTTAAAATAACTAAATTTACTATCACGACGGCCCTGTTAAAATAAGCTTCAGCTTTTGTGTCTTTTGTACAATAAGGATCCAATTTAATAGATTGATTAAAATCATCCAAAGCCCCATGATAATCTTGTTGATTCATTCTGGCCGCTCCTCTATATAAATAAACCAGTGAATTCTTTTGATCTAGTAAGATTGCTTTATTAAATAATGTTATTGCCGCTTCATTGTTGTGAGACATAAAACAAGAAAGCCCAAAACCAATGTAATTTCCTGCGCTGTTTGGATCCAAACTTATTGCTTGTTTAAAGTGTTTTTCAGTATTTTCAGAATTTCCTGCATAACCATATGCTGTCCCTAACCAATAGTCTATTTTGTAATAATCGGGATTTTTATTTTTAATCTCTATGAAAAAAGGTATAGCTTCTTTGTATTTTCCACTAAAAAAGTTTGCAACACCAAAATTCCCTATTATATCCAAATCATTTCCTAAAAGTTTTTTAGCCTTGTTAAGATCAGGGAAGGCTTTTTGAGGGGTGCTTTTTATATAAAGATAAGCACATGCTCTATTAAAGTAAGCCAAACCTAATATTCCATTTTCATCCAAGCGTTTTTCTTTTTCGTTTTTAAACATAGGGTTGTGGGAAAACTCATTTTTTGTTGTAGTAGAGATTTTTCCTGTATCTATAGTGTAAGTTGTTTTTCCATCCGTATAACGGCAAAAAACATGTTTTGGCAGTTTATATATATCTATTTTGTAACCCAAAGATTTGGATAGTGCGAGTAAAAGCAAGGCATACGTAT of the candidate division WOR-1 bacterium RIFOXYB2_FULL_36_35 genome contains:
- a CDS encoding chaperonin GroL, with the translated sequence MASKQLKFGDEAWRAAEKGVEKVADAVKVTLGPRGRNVVLEKKWGSPTITNDGVTIAKEIDLEDPFENMGAQLLKEVASKTNDIAGDGTTTATVLGHIIFKEGLKNVVAGINPMALKRGINKAVEVAVAELKKNSRPVETKEAISQVAAISANNDQEIGDLIANAMEKVGKDGVITVEESKGIETTLDVVEGMQFDKGYASPYMVTDRDRMEAVLEDCLILITDKKISAVKDLLPSLEKSVQMSKPLLIIADDIEGEALATIVVNKLRGTLNCVAVKAPGFGDRRKAMLEDIAILTGGEVVTEDKGLSLENVDDKWFGKAKKIVIAKEATTIIEGAGTQKDVKDRVSQIKKEIDLSDSSYDKEKLQERLAKLSGGVAVIKAGAATETELKEKKHRIEDALSATRAAVEEGIIAGGGSSLIGIIPAIEKLEKETSGDEKAGVSIVKRSLSEPLKQIATNAGVEGSVVVEQIKKEKAGIGFNAQTFEYVDMFKAGIVDPLKVTRSALQNAASIASLLLTTEVLIADKPEEDKAPAMPGGGMGGMGGMGGMM
- a CDS encoding type II 3-dehydroquinate dehydratase, which codes for MKKILVIHGPNLDLLGQREIDVYGKFTLEEINSELNKSAKELGVELEIIQLAGEGEIVKKVGSAKKEGFSAIIINPGGYTHYSIAIRDAVAAVDIPTIEVHLSNIYAREEFRHTSVIAAVARGQVSGFGKESYLLGLRAAVASMR
- a CDS encoding 2-C-methyl-D-erythritol 4-phosphate cytidylyltransferase, giving the protein MKTTAIITAGGSGQRMGEPKQFLFLLGRPMLEWTIDAFKKCDAINEIILVVAKDNIAKAKVYGFKVAEGGEERTDSVRNGLALVSPDTDIVLIHDGARPLVTEKIIKRAVDGLKETGAAIVGVPVKDTVKQVNSEQCTVYRTLERSSLWQAQTPQAFRYDIIKKAYENAKSNATDDSKLVEDLGIKVKMVMGSYENIKVTTPEDLIIAEAFLKNRL
- a CDS encoding anthranilate synthase component I → MFYPSKEQFIELSKQGNLIPVCKELVADMETPVSAFKKITASAKGDDYSFLLESVEGGENVARYSFLGTTPQKIFSFDGKKDPFSELEKIITRYKPVVVPNMPRFHGGLVGYISYDAVRFVENIPAKNKDDLKLPIAQFMLTDTILAFDHVKHKILIISNAFVENNPEKAYRDACEKISALEKKLKKSLKGDDFEIPSMPKKELKIRSNFTQKEYESVVEKAKEYIRSGDIIQVVPSQRFETKFDGDPFNVYRILRTINPSPYMYYLKFKDLKIVGASPEVMVRFENGKATLRPIAGTRPRGKTEKEDKSFEKELLASEKERAEHVMLVDLARNDLGRVCKANTIKIDEIMSVERYSHVMHIVSNVTGALSDDKNAFDLIRASFPAGTVSGAPKVRAMEIIDELENIKRGPYAGAIGYFSFSGEMDTCITIRTLILKNKKAYIQAGAGIVSDSVPSEEYQETCNKASAMLRAVELCG
- a CDS encoding rod shape-determining protein RodA, with the translated sequence MSFLIAVGFLAIFSVTYKTALNENHSALFYLSKQFGSFIVGLIGMAFFAYLDYNHLKKIAIPLYIGMLALLVFVLFQGTSAYGAQRWINLGILSFQPSEITKLVVIIVLATYFTKRQGKSNPLLTLFIMGLPFLLIFKQPDLGTALVVAAISFGMLIWDKSSPIILAMIVTPFLSLMCRPNILLWCFYIFMVWFFLYFSRVKLWDMLIILGLNIGVGVAFPIIWGLLKEYQRMRIIAFLNPGIDPYGMGYHTMQSVIAVGSGGFLGKGFLQGTQTQLHFIPEQHSDFIYSAITEEFGFVGAMMVLFVLFVLIRKAFIIAGEARDYLGGILVCGAAMMIFFHVFISIGMVLGIMPVVGIPLPFVSFGGTALIVNMILVGIIQSVAMRRRDLIF